The Mauremys mutica isolate MM-2020 ecotype Southern chromosome 1, ASM2049712v1, whole genome shotgun sequence genome has a segment encoding these proteins:
- the LOC123362487 gene encoding putative olfactory receptor 52P1: MFYIVGMLGNFTLLFVIGKEETLHKPMYLLLCMLALTDIGTTTSIMPKALFIFWFNLNIITVGGCLTQMFFLHAVSIMHSAVLMAMAFDRYVAICRPLRYTTILTNARIAILGLVGLIRSVLLALPLPLFLSRQPFCPNRIISHTHCEHIAVVKLSCADTTVNRTYGLMMAFVVMGSDLTLIALSYSLITRAVLRISSRKAHQKALNTCTAHICVMLTSYSSVLFTTLTHRFGQGIAPHIHIILADLFFLVPPMLNPIIYGVKTKELRDKVGKYSCRR, encoded by the coding sequence ATGTTCTACATTGTTGGAATGTTGGGAAATTTCACACTTCTGTTTGTTATAGGCAAAGAGGAGACCCTGCACAAGCCAatgtacctgctgctctgcatgctggcacTCACAGACATTGGCACGACTACCTCCATTATGCCAAAGGCACTGtttatattttggttcaatttgaatATTATTACGgtgggtggctgcctcacccagatgttcttccttcacGCAGTTTCCATTATGCACTCAGCCGTCCTCATGGCAATGGCCTTCGATCGCTATGTTGCCATATGTAGGCCTCTGAGATACACCACCATCCTCACCAACGCACGGATAGCTATATTAGGGCTAGTGGGTTTGATAAGATCGGTTCTCTTAGCTCTTCCCTtgcccctgttcctgagccggCAGCCCTTCTGTCCTAACCGCATTatctcccacacacactgtgagCATATAGCTGTGGTGAAGCTTTCATGTGCAGACACCACCGTCAACAGGACATATGGCTTGATGATGGCCTTTGTAGTCATGGGATCAGACCTGACGCTCATTGCCCTGTCCTACAGTCTGATCACCAGGGCcgtcctcagaatctcctccagGAAAGCTCACCAGAAAGCCCTtaacacctgcacagcccacatctgtgtgatgctGACGTCTTATTCGTCCGTCCTCTTCACCACTCTGACACACCGGTTTGGTCAGGGCATCGCTCCCCATATTCACATCATCTTGGCTGACCTCTTCTTCCTTGTCCcccccatgctcaaccctatcatttatggggtcaaaaccaaagagcttcgGGACAAAGTGGGGAAATACAGCTGCAGAAGGTGA